In the Malus domestica chromosome 16, GDT2T_hap1 genome, one interval contains:
- the LOC139193005 gene encoding uncharacterized protein, whose protein sequence is MANRKANNAIVSVISSNQFAYVRYCITAKQAWDKLRILHKDDKQVKDLKLQMTLSKFEDLRMLEFETFSVFFEKVEMLTNEALGLGKPIYVTIVVQKILRCLPKRFQAKKAVIQEFQDLNCNISYRPRE, encoded by the coding sequence ATGGctaataggaaagcaaacaatGCAATTGTTTCTGTCATTTCGTCTAATCAATTTGCTTATGTTCGATATTGCATAACTGCCAAGCAAGCTTGGGACAAACTCCGAATTCTTCATAAGGATGATAAACAAGTGAAAGATTTAAAGCTTCAAATGACCCTTTCgaaatttgaagatttgagaatGCTCGAGTTTGAGACTTTCTCGGTCTTCTTTGAGAAAGTTGAAATGTTAAcaaatgaagctttggggttaGGGAAGCCTATTTATGTAACAATCGTTGTTCAAAAGATTTTAAGATGCTTGCCCAagagatttcaagcaaagaagGCCGTCATTCAAGAATTTCAGGACCTAAATTGTAACATCTCatatcgcccaagggagtga